A window of Syntrophales bacterium genomic DNA:
AATTCTGCGAATTTTGAAGGAAATTTTGGTAACTACCCCCAGCATCCCTTCGGACTCAAAAAACCACTCCAACCCCTGTCCCCTCGCATATTCTCTCACTGTACCATCAGAAAGAACTACCTGGGCAGACAGAAGTTGATCAAAGAGGGACCCGTACTTTAAGCTGCCTATTCCAAGACCATTACCCATCATCCACCCGCCGACAGTTGCCGATTTGGCACTGGACGGATAACTTCTGACGGTAAGACCCTCACTTCTCAGCTTTCTATCTAATTCCCACCATGTTATACCTGCCTCTGTGGTCACCGATTCTCTGACTTGATCGACCTCAACTACGTCTGATAAATCCGTCAAATCCAATACCACGCCGCCTTTTTTGGGTACCGCGCCAAAGAGGCCGGAAGAGCCCCCGCCTCGTGCCACAACAGCTATCTTTTTATAAGAACAATAACTCAAAACAGCACCAACTTCTTGCACCGTCCCTGGTTTAACAACGGCTGCAGGCATTGTCCTGAATAGAGACTTTATCATTCCGGGGATAGGAATAAGATCGCTCGTATAGAACCATCTCTCAAAATCGCTGGTAGTTACTCGATCTCCTACTATCTCCCTTAAATCCTTTTCTAAATTTTTCTCCTCCATGTGCTTTTCCTAATTTCCATGAAACGTTAGTGAAGCTCCCCGCCCACAGGGCGGAGCTTGCGGGATGCGCTTCCGGTCAGATTG
This region includes:
- a CDS encoding FAD-binding oxidoreductase, producing the protein MEEKNLEKDLREIVGDRVTTSDFERWFYTSDLIPIPGMIKSLFRTMPAAVVKPGTVQEVGAVLSYCSYKKIAVVARGGGSSGLFGAVPKKGGVVLDLTDLSDVVEVDQVRESVTTEAGITWWELDRKLRSEGLTVRSYPSSAKSATVGGWMMGNGLGIGSLKYGSLFDQLLSAQVVLSDGTVREYARGQGLEWFFESEGMLGVVTKISFKIRRI